From a region of the Primulina eburnea isolate SZY01 chromosome 7, ASM2296580v1, whole genome shotgun sequence genome:
- the LOC140837216 gene encoding uncharacterized protein, whose protein sequence is MSTVDEPLYPIAVLIDELKNDDIQLRLNSIRRLSTIARALGEERTRKELIPFLSENNDDDDEVLLAMAEELGVFIPYVGGVEHAHVLLPPLETLCTVEETCVRDKAVESLCRIGSQMRESDLVDWFIPLVKRLAAGEWFTARVSACGLFHIAYPSAPDMLKTELRSIYSQLCQDDMPMVRRAAATNLGKFAATVEPAHLKTDIMSMFEDLTQDDQDSVRLLAVESCAALGKLLEPQDCVAHILPVIVNFSQDKSWRVRYMVANQLYELCEAVGPEPTRTDLVPAYVRLLRDNEAEVRIAAAGKVTKFCRILNPELAIQHILPCVKELSSDSSQHVRSALASVIMGMAPVLGKDATIEQLLPIFLSLLKDEFPDVRLNIISKLDQVNQVIGIDLLSQSLLPAIVELAEDRHWRVRLAIIEYIPLLASQLGVGFFDDKLGALCMQWLQDKVHSIRDAAANNLKRLAEEFGPEWAMQHIVPQVLEMIGNAHYLYRMTILRAISLLAPVMGSEITCSKLLPVIVTSSKDKVPNIKFNVAKVLQSMIPIVDQSVVEKTIRPCLVDLAEDPDVDVRFFANQALQSIDHMMSS, encoded by the exons ATGTCGACTGTGGATGAGCCATTGTATCCTATAGCTGTATTAATAGATGAGTTAAAGAATGACGACATTCAACTACGATTGAACTCTATCCGTAGACTTTCCACAATTGCACGTGCACTTGGGGAGGAGAGGACCCGGAAAGAGTTGATTCCATTTTTAAGTGAGAACAATGATGACGATGACGAGGTATTGCTTGCTATGGCTGAGGAATTGGGTGTATTTATCCCCTATGTTGGAGGAGTGGAGCATGCACATGTGTTGCTTCCTCCTTTGGAAACGCTTTGCACCGTGGAGGAGACCTGTGTGAGGGACAAAGCTGTGGAGTCATTATGCAGAATTGGTTCACAGATGAGGGAAAGTGATTTGGTTGACTGGTTTATTCCTCTCGTGAAG AGGCTGGCAGCTGGTGAGTGGTTTACCGCTCGGGTTTCCGCTTGTGGGTTATTTCACATTGCATACCCAAGTGCCCCAGATATGCTAAAGACGGAGTTGAGATCAATATACAGTCAGTTGTGTCAAGATGATATGCCAATGGTGAGAAGGGCTGCGGCAACAAACCTTGGAAAATTTGCTGCCACTGTGGAACCTGCTCATCTCAAGACAGACATTATGTCAATGTTTGAGGATCTTACACAAGATG ATCAAGATTCTGTTCGGTTACTAGCTGTGGAGAGCTGTGCTGCCCTTGGAAAATTGTTGGAGCCTCAAGATTGTGTTGCACATATTCTTCCTGTAATTGTCAACTTCTCGCAG GATAAGTCTTGGCGTGTTCGCTACATGGTTGCTAACCAGTTGTATGAGCTTTGCGAGGCTGTTGGACCTGAGCCTACTAg GACAGATTTGGTTCCTGCTTATGTTCGCCTACTTCGAGATAATGAAGCAGAAGTGCGTATAGCAGCTGCCGGAAAAGTTACCAAGTTTTGTCGGATTCTTAACCCTGAACTCGCTATTCAGCATATTCTTCCCTGTGTGAAG GAATTGTCATCTGATTCCTCGCAACATGTGAGATCTGCTTTGGCATCTGTCATTATGGGAATGGCTCCTGTGTTAGGAAAG GATGCAACTATTGAACAACTTCTTCctatttttctttctttattgaaaGACGAATTTCCTGATGTTCGCCTCAATATCATTAGCAAGCTAGATCAAGTCAATCAG GTTATTGGGATTGATTTGCTCTCTCAGTCTTTATTACCTGCTATTGTTGAGCTGGCTGAGGATAGGCATTGGAGAGTTCGGCTAGCCATCATAGAATATATACCACTATTGGCTAGTCAATTGGGTGTTGGATTTTTTGATGATAAATTGGGTGCCCTTTGCATGCAGTGGTTACAGGACAAG GTTCACTCGATTAGAGATGCTGCTGCTAATAATCTGAAACGCCTGGCCGAAGAATTTGGTCCAGAGTGGGCAATGCAGCATATAGTACCGCAG GTGTTGGAGATGATAGGCAATGCACACTACCTGTATCGAATGACCATTCTTCGTGCAATTTCATTGCTTGCTCCTGTTATGGGCTCTGAGATAACATGTTCCAAATTGTTGCCTGTCATTGTTACCTCATCAAAAGACAA AGTACCAAACATAAAATTTAACGTGGCCAAAGTTTTGCAATCCATGATCCCCATTGTCGATCAATCG GTGGTGGAGAAAACCATACGCCCTTGCCTGGTAGATCTTGCCGAGGACCCTGATGTTGATGTCCGTTTCTTTGCTAATCAAGCTCTTCAATCGATCGACCATATGATGTCGAGCTAG